The following proteins are co-located in the Microvirga ossetica genome:
- a CDS encoding glycosyltransferase family 2 protein yields the protein MDEISQSTTIELQSPIVCPIELSLVVPTFNEVDNILPLIEKVECLLDGTINWELIFVDDNSPDGTSETVRAIAQRNRHIRVVQRVGRRGLSSAVVEGILASSASVIGVMDADMQHDENILPLLWKAVAQDGFDLAVASRYADGGGMGEWNQRRQSISRGATWLATFVLKVPVSDPMSGFFVISRQAFMASLPKLSTIGFKILVDILASAPRRPSIKEVPYEFRARKFGSSKLDSAVEWEYIVLLTDKLLGRFFPIRFILFSFVGSIGVIVHLSALGVSLNLFGMRFIVAQSIAVLTAMTFNFLVNNFLTYRDRRLRGVKLLYGLFSFYVVCLIGAAANVGVGAYIYNAQWTWWLAGIAGAAVGAVWNYAVSAAFTWKK from the coding sequence ATGGATGAAATCTCTCAATCTACTACAATTGAACTCCAATCACCGATTGTATGTCCCATAGAACTGAGTTTGGTTGTTCCAACCTTCAATGAGGTTGATAATATCTTGCCTCTTATCGAGAAGGTCGAATGCCTCCTAGATGGGACAATAAATTGGGAGTTGATTTTCGTCGACGACAACTCGCCGGATGGTACGAGTGAAACAGTAAGAGCAATAGCTCAGAGGAATCGTCACATACGCGTTGTGCAACGTGTGGGACGTCGTGGTCTTTCATCAGCCGTCGTAGAGGGAATACTTGCATCGTCAGCCTCAGTTATCGGAGTGATGGATGCCGACATGCAGCACGACGAGAATATTCTTCCACTACTTTGGAAGGCCGTAGCGCAAGATGGCTTCGATTTAGCCGTTGCCTCGCGGTATGCAGATGGTGGCGGGATGGGCGAGTGGAACCAGCGTCGGCAGTCGATCAGCCGAGGCGCAACGTGGCTTGCCACTTTCGTTCTCAAAGTGCCTGTTTCTGATCCAATGAGCGGCTTTTTTGTAATCTCCCGGCAAGCCTTCATGGCATCATTGCCTAAGCTGTCCACAATAGGCTTTAAGATCCTCGTAGATATTTTGGCTTCAGCGCCGCGGCGGCCCAGCATAAAAGAGGTTCCGTACGAATTCCGCGCACGAAAATTTGGTAGCAGTAAATTGGATAGCGCAGTTGAATGGGAATACATCGTATTGCTTACAGACAAACTGTTAGGACGTTTCTTTCCAATAAGATTTATTCTTTTCTCGTTTGTTGGTTCAATTGGGGTAATAGTACATCTATCCGCACTAGGTGTATCTTTAAATCTATTTGGAATGAGATTTATCGTTGCTCAAAGCATAGCTGTATTAACAGCGATGACGTTTAACTTTTTAGTTAACAACTTTCTTACTTACAGGGACCGGCGACTAAGAGGTGTTAAGCTCCTCTATGGGCTATTTTCTTTTTATGTAGTCTGTTTGATTGGAGCAGCAGCAAATGTAGGCGTTGGAGCGTACATCTACAACGCTCAATGGACTTGGTGGCTTGCCGGCATTGCGGGCGCTGCTGTGGGCGCTGTCTGGAATTATGCAGTCTCAGCGGCATTCACTTGGAAGAAGTAA